From the Sulfurimonas sp. genome, the window TAACATCTTCATCAATCTGAGCTAACTTCGTACCAGTTGTACCTAATAAGTTAAATAGATCTATTTGAACAAACTTCTTAATTGCTATGAAGTTGTAAACATTATCAGCAAAACCATTTGCACCTGATACAAGTAATTTTGGTAAATCTCCAAAAGTAGTGTAAAGATCTAAACCAACTTTTTTAGCTTTATTAATTTCATCTTGTGTAAAGTCTTCAGATACTATACCTGATAACTCTTTTAGATTTAATGTAATAGCACTATTTTGATTATTAAAGTTAACAGTGTGAAGTCTTGACATAACTGCAACAGCTAGTTTTCTATTTCCAACTTTACTGTAAGCCATTCTGTAATTCTCACCACCAGCTAATTTAATTTTCCATACAACATTTGTTATATCTCTTTCAAGATTGTCAGCTGAGTCAAATACATCATAAAATATAACGTCATTTGATTTACCCCATGTTGATAATGCTTCTGTTTCAACATCAGTTGGATTGTCAATAAATACACAACCTTTAAATGGTTCTTCTTTTAATACTTCTGTAACAGCAGTTTCTTTTGATTCAGCTGTTAACACTTGAGCTGCTTCACCATCAACGCTTATAGCACCTGTACCGCTCGCTAGATTTAAAGTTTCACCTATAAATGTTCCCGTAGCTCCAGCTGATAATAATGATAATTCCGAAGTTGCTCCAGTTGTATCAGAAGTGATAACAATTTTTTGATCGTCTTCTGTAACAGTAGCTCCTGTAATACTTGTATCTAATAATGTAACAATATCATCTAAAGAATCAATTGTTCTAAAATCAACACCTGTAACATTTTGAGTAACTCCATCAACATCAACATCGAAAGATCCATCTGATATTAATTGTAAGACACCTACAACTGTCGCCTCACTAACTTGAGCACCTGTAAGAATACCAGCTGTTGCTGCTACACTTTCATCTGAAGCTCTCCAGAAACCAGCTACCAA encodes:
- a CDS encoding DUF3383 family protein, with product MANLSNVVNVSIIPSGRSLSRTNMNIVAIMTSELGALSSANRTIAYTDLTSVADDFGTNSSMYEYAKILFAQTKNPTNSGGYLVAGFWRASDESVAATAGILTGAQVSEATVVGVLQLISDGSFDVDVDGVTQNVTGVDFRTIDSLDDIVTLLDTSITGATVTEDDQKIVITSDTTGATSELSLLSAGATGTFIGETLNLASGTGAISVDGEAAQVLTAESKETAVTEVLKEEPFKGCVFIDNPTDVETEALSTWGKSNDVIFYDVFDSADNLERDITNVVWKIKLAGGENYRMAYSKVGNRKLAVAVMSRLHTVNFNNQNSAITLNLKELSGIVSEDFTQDEINKAKKVGLDLYTTFGDLPKLLVSGANGFADNVYNFIAIKKFVQIDLFNLLGTTGTKLAQIDEDVNKIVDTVEKTLRLFLKAKVIGAGTWNSPDTFGNVEVFNRNIETNGFYVYAQPLSEQAQSDREARKSPAIQVAFKNAGAIHSVDVTIQYNL